In Apilactobacillus bombintestini, one genomic interval encodes:
- a CDS encoding metallophosphoesterase: MKYFVADTHFFDKRMIGNQRFAPRPYFMVQEMDDNIIKNWNDEITDNDVVYHLGDIAVCHIKPQKKAYEYVFNVLRQLNGHLVLIKGNHDSRGLFKYLANHNYLLNGRNKFEFHDVGVLIKMNHAQYYMTHYPIMLGKVSQIINLHGHIHNYSVPLKENINVGVDSPERDYLGYDKPFGSPYSENDIFKMVKQKSIDFSKRQ, encoded by the coding sequence ATGAAATATTTTGTTGCTGATACTCATTTTTTTGATAAACGTATGATTGGCAATCAAAGATTTGCACCACGACCATATTTTATGGTTCAGGAAATGGATGACAATATCATAAAAAATTGGAATGATGAAATTACTGATAATGATGTTGTGTACCATTTAGGTGATATAGCGGTGTGCCATATAAAACCGCAGAAAAAGGCATATGAATATGTATTTAATGTTTTAAGACAATTAAATGGACATTTAGTACTAATAAAAGGGAATCACGATAGTCGAGGCCTTTTTAAGTATTTAGCTAATCATAACTATTTATTAAATGGCCGCAATAAATTTGAATTTCATGATGTAGGCGTGTTAATTAAAATGAATCATGCGCAATATTATATGACTCATTACCCAATAATGTTGGGTAAAGTTAGTCAAATAATCAATTTACACGGTCACATTCATAATTATTCTGTACCTCTAAAGGAAAATATAAATGTAGGGGTAGATAGCCCAGAAAGAGATTATTTGGGATATGATAAACCATTTGGATCACCATATTCAGAAAATGATATTTTTAAAATGGTAAAACAAAAATCAATTGATTTTTCTAAAAGGCAATAA
- a CDS encoding amino acid permease, which produces MDKSPNTDNEQISRGLKNRHVQLIALGGTIGTGLFLGAGESIKFAGPSIVLAYLIAGIAGFFIMRALGELLLSDVNCHSYIEFIEKYLGERIGFVAGWTYWACWITIAMAEITAAGLYVKFWFPSIPQWVTGLVLIIILLLLNSINVSAFGETEFWFALIKVVAIIALILTGVVLVILHYPTPVGHASLGNLFGHSMFAHGISGFLMSFQMVIFSFAGIEMIGMTASETNDPEKVIPKAINEVPSRILIFYIGSLIALMCIYPWNFINANSSPFVQVFQNIGVGAAASIINFVVLTAAVSACNSAIFTTGRMAYSLSYGTENKFGKKIGSLNHHGIPSNGIIFSTIIIAISLILNAFMPDGVFQLISSVATTCFLFIWGLIVVAHIRYRKSVKRSHNENKLTFKMPIFPFSDYFVIIFLAFVAVVLLFRFDTLVALVGSIIWIIFLFIFKIVKDKI; this is translated from the coding sequence GTGGATAAATCACCAAATACAGATAACGAACAAATATCCAGAGGATTGAAAAATAGACATGTTCAATTGATTGCCTTAGGTGGAACAATTGGAACTGGTTTGTTTTTAGGTGCCGGTGAATCTATTAAATTTGCTGGTCCTTCCATTGTTTTGGCATATTTAATTGCTGGGATTGCCGGATTCTTTATTATGCGTGCATTAGGTGAGTTATTATTATCTGATGTAAATTGTCATTCATATATTGAATTCATTGAAAAATATCTTGGTGAAAGAATTGGATTTGTTGCCGGATGGACTTACTGGGCATGTTGGATAACGATTGCCATGGCAGAAATCACTGCAGCAGGCTTATATGTGAAATTTTGGTTCCCATCGATTCCGCAATGGGTAACAGGATTAGTTTTAATAATTATATTATTATTGCTAAACTCGATTAATGTTTCAGCTTTCGGGGAAACAGAATTCTGGTTTGCACTAATTAAAGTAGTTGCTATTATTGCTTTAATTTTAACTGGAGTGGTATTGGTAATTCTTCATTATCCAACCCCAGTAGGACATGCTAGTTTAGGAAACTTATTTGGACACAGCATGTTTGCACATGGTATTTCAGGATTTCTTATGAGCTTTCAAATGGTAATCTTTAGTTTTGCTGGAATTGAAATGATTGGAATGACAGCATCAGAAACTAATGATCCTGAAAAAGTTATTCCTAAAGCTATTAACGAAGTTCCTTCAAGAATTCTTATATTCTATATAGGATCATTAATTGCTTTAATGTGTATATATCCTTGGAACTTTATTAATGCTAATTCCAGTCCATTTGTACAAGTATTTCAAAATATTGGAGTAGGAGCAGCAGCATCTATTATTAATTTTGTTGTTTTAACAGCTGCTGTATCAGCATGTAATTCAGCTATTTTTACTACTGGTAGAATGGCATATTCATTAAGTTACGGTACTGAAAACAAATTTGGCAAGAAGATAGGTTCTTTAAACCATCATGGAATTCCTTCAAATGGAATTATCTTCTCCACAATAATAATTGCTATTTCATTGATATTGAATGCATTCATGCCTGATGGTGTATTCCAATTAATTTCAAGCGTTGCTACAACATGTTTCTTGTTTATCTGGGGGCTAATAGTTGTTGCTCATATTAGATACAGAAAATCGGTAAAACGTAGTCATAATGAAAATAAATTAACATTTAAAATGCCTATATTCCCATTTTCTGACTATTTCGTAATTATCTTCCTAGCATTTGTTGCTGTTGTATTACTATTTAGATTTGATACATTAGTGGCGTTAGTAGGATCTATAATTTGGATAATATTCTTATTTATATTCAAAATTGTTAAAGATAAAATATAA